One genomic window of Evansella cellulosilytica DSM 2522 includes the following:
- a CDS encoding trypsin-like peptidase domain-containing protein produces MYCSNCGRKRDEKARYCTHCGKRKDRYNVIFLSLIMSIVISGTVFATMHFIGNESTAEPLLAATHEEYRLENNNRERLGLLPVAQRQVLQEIQKRELTEIIADAQESVYTIFAPYSQGSGFLYNDQGAVVTNAHVVEGEIDVNVRTVDGYEYDGKVIGYSNETDVAVVSVPDLIGQTPFALEKEGSLMIGEEVIALGSPLGFENTATMGYVTGTNRNFNINSYVYENLYQISAPISPGSSGGPLLSKKSEKIIGINSAQNMDDTSIGFSIPLYQVNDLIETWIAHPMTETEILAQFYGPDGEYFFDDLWEYHEGYFDGGDLSVDEDFYDYWEYYYHEFWEDFGEEYWDYYLDESYYFDGLYDEWYEQWYEYWSDIEKDLEDWSADHESN; encoded by the coding sequence GTGTACTGCTCAAATTGCGGAAGAAAAAGAGACGAAAAAGCCCGCTATTGTACCCATTGTGGAAAAAGAAAAGACCGCTATAATGTCATCTTTCTTTCTCTTATTATGTCTATCGTTATATCTGGCACGGTGTTTGCTACGATGCACTTCATCGGTAACGAATCTACAGCCGAGCCTTTACTTGCAGCTACACACGAGGAATATCGTTTAGAGAATAATAATAGAGAGCGTCTTGGTCTACTTCCAGTTGCACAAAGGCAAGTATTGCAGGAGATTCAAAAAAGAGAACTAACTGAAATTATTGCAGATGCTCAGGAGTCTGTTTATACAATATTTGCCCCTTATAGCCAAGGCTCAGGATTTTTATATAATGATCAAGGTGCTGTAGTCACGAATGCTCACGTCGTGGAGGGTGAAATAGACGTAAATGTTCGAACAGTAGATGGATATGAGTACGATGGGAAGGTGATCGGTTACTCTAATGAAACAGATGTAGCCGTCGTTTCAGTACCAGACCTTATAGGACAAACTCCCTTCGCACTTGAAAAAGAAGGTTCTTTAATGATAGGTGAAGAAGTAATTGCTTTAGGTAGTCCACTTGGCTTTGAAAATACCGCTACAATGGGCTATGTTACAGGCACAAATCGTAACTTTAATATTAATTCCTATGTATATGAAAACTTATATCAAATTTCAGCACCAATATCTCCAGGAAGTAGTGGAGGACCACTGCTTTCAAAGAAAAGCGAAAAAATAATTGGCATCAACTCTGCTCAAAATATGGATGATACGTCAATCGGCTTTAGTATCCCTTTATATCAAGTAAATGACCTTATAGAAACGTGGATTGCTCATCCAATGACAGAAACAGAAATATTGGCGCAGTTTTACGGTCCTGATGGTGAATACTTTTTTGACGATTTATGGGAATATCACGAAGGTTATTTTGACGGAGGCGATCTTTCGGTTGATGAAGACTTTTACGATTACTGGGAATACTATTACCATGAGTTTTGGGAAGACTTCGGTGAAGAGTATTGGGATTACTATTTAGATGAGAGCTACTATTTC
- a CDS encoding cupredoxin domain-containing protein — translation MNFLVVKRKTILAFLVFGLAIVSVWVSSSMFFNDVPAMGEMAADDDVREIHMITTEFKSTLEDGTEIESYRWDPGTIYIEQGERVDLIIYGVHGKEHPFVIEGTNVEGTVKKGEEVRVPLKFKKEGTYRLICPMHADKDSDGPMIAYIVVD, via the coding sequence ATGAACTTTTTAGTAGTGAAACGGAAAACAATTTTAGCATTTTTAGTCTTTGGACTAGCGATAGTTTCTGTTTGGGTTTCATCAAGTATGTTTTTTAATGATGTACCAGCAATGGGAGAAATGGCGGCAGATGATGATGTTAGAGAAATCCATATGATAACAACAGAATTCAAATCTACGTTAGAAGATGGGACAGAGATAGAGTCCTATCGTTGGGACCCTGGGACAATTTATATTGAGCAGGGAGAGCGTGTTGATCTCATTATTTATGGTGTGCATGGTAAGGAGCACCCATTTGTTATTGAAGGAACTAACGTTGAAGGAACAGTGAAAAAAGGAGAAGAAGTTCGAGTTCCTTTAAAATTTAAAAAAGAGGGAACATATAGACTCATTTGCCCAATGCATGCAGACAAAGATAGTGATGGTCCAATGATCGCTTACATCGTAGTTGATTAA